The following coding sequences are from one Clostridioides difficile ATCC 9689 = DSM 1296 window:
- a CDS encoding co-chaperone GroES, with protein sequence MKIRPLADRVVIKKVEAEEKTASGIVLPGAAKEQPQIAEVVEVGPGGIVEGKEIKMELTVGDKVIFQKYSGTEVKIEGQEYTILRQSDVLAVIE encoded by the coding sequence ATGAAAATAAGACCATTAGCTGACAGAGTAGTAATTAAAAAAGTAGAAGCAGAAGAAAAAACTGCAAGTGGAATAGTTTTACCAGGAGCAGCTAAAGAGCAACCTCAAATAGCTGAAGTTGTAGAAGTTGGACCAGGTGGAATAGTTGAAGGGAAAGAAATAAAAATGGAATTGACAGTGGGAGATAAGGTTATATTCCAAAAATATTCTGGAACAGAAGTTAAGATAGAAGGACAAGAATACACAATACTAAGACAGAGTGATGTATTAGCTGTTATTGAATAA
- the groL gene encoding chaperonin GroEL (60 kDa chaperone family; promotes refolding of misfolded polypeptides especially under stressful conditions; forms two stacked rings of heptamers to form a barrel-shaped 14mer; ends can be capped by GroES; misfolded proteins enter the barrel where they are refolded when GroES binds) yields MAKEIKFSEETRRALEAGVNKLADTVKVTLGPKGRNVILDKKFGSPLITNDGVTIAKEIELEDRFENMGAQLVKEVATKTNDVAGDGTTTATVLAQAIIREGLKNVTAGANPILLRKGIQKAVTVAVEELKNQSRIVETQEAISQVASISAGDEEVGKLIAEAMEIVGKDGVITVEESQTMNTELDAVEGMQFDRGFVSAYMVTDVDKMEAVLNDPYILITDKKISNIQELLPVLEQIVQQGKKLLIIAEDVEGEALSTLVVNKLRGTFDVVAVKAPGFGDRRKEMLQDIAILTGAQVISEELGYDLKEADLSMLGRASSVKVTKESTTIVDGSGDKKAIEDRVTQIKHQVEQTTSDFDREKLMERLAKLAGGVAVVKVGAATEVELKERKLRIEDALNATRAAVEEGIVAGGGTAFVSVIPAIGTLIESLEGEVKLGAQIVKKALEEPLRQIAINAGLEGAVIVQNVVNSEAETGFDALNEKYVNMIEAGIVDPTKVSRSALQNAASIASTFLTTEAAVADLPEKEDAGMPGMGGGMPGMM; encoded by the coding sequence ATGGCTAAAGAAATTAAATTTTCAGAGGAAACAAGAAGAGCTTTAGAAGCTGGTGTAAATAAATTAGCAGATACAGTAAAAGTAACATTAGGACCTAAAGGAAGAAATGTTATATTAGATAAAAAATTTGGTTCTCCACTTATAACTAATGATGGAGTAACTATAGCAAAAGAGATAGAACTAGAAGATAGATTTGAAAATATGGGTGCTCAATTAGTTAAAGAAGTAGCAACTAAAACTAATGATGTAGCTGGAGATGGTACTACAACTGCTACAGTTTTAGCACAAGCTATAATAAGAGAAGGTTTAAAGAATGTAACAGCAGGGGCTAACCCAATACTTTTAAGAAAAGGAATACAAAAAGCAGTAACAGTAGCAGTAGAAGAATTAAAAAATCAATCAAGAATAGTAGAAACACAAGAGGCTATATCTCAAGTTGCTTCTATATCTGCTGGTGATGAAGAAGTTGGAAAATTAATAGCAGAAGCTATGGAAATAGTAGGTAAAGATGGAGTTATAACTGTTGAAGAGTCTCAAACTATGAATACTGAATTAGATGCTGTTGAAGGTATGCAGTTTGATAGAGGATTTGTTTCTGCATATATGGTTACAGATGTAGATAAAATGGAAGCAGTTTTAAATGACCCATATATATTAATTACTGATAAAAAAATATCTAACATACAAGAATTATTACCAGTTCTTGAACAAATAGTTCAACAAGGTAAAAAGTTATTGATAATAGCTGAAGATGTAGAAGGTGAAGCATTATCTACATTAGTAGTAAATAAATTAAGAGGAACATTTGATGTAGTAGCAGTTAAAGCTCCAGGCTTTGGAGATAGAAGAAAAGAAATGCTTCAAGATATAGCAATACTTACAGGTGCTCAAGTAATATCAGAAGAATTAGGTTATGATTTAAAAGAAGCTGATTTATCTATGCTAGGTAGAGCTTCATCTGTTAAGGTAACTAAAGAAAGTACTACAATAGTAGATGGTTCTGGAGATAAAAAAGCTATAGAAGATAGAGTAACTCAAATTAAACATCAAGTAGAGCAAACTACTTCAGATTTTGATAGAGAGAAATTAATGGAAAGATTAGCTAAACTTGCTGGAGGAGTAGCTGTTGTAAAAGTTGGAGCTGCTACAGAAGTAGAGTTAAAAGAAAGAAAGTTAAGAATAGAAGATGCTCTTAATGCAACTAGAGCAGCTGTAGAAGAAGGAATAGTAGCTGGTGGAGGAACTGCTTTTGTTAGTGTTATACCAGCAATAGGAACACTAATTGAGAGTTTAGAAGGAGAAGTTAAACTAGGTGCTCAAATAGTTAAAAAAGCGTTAGAAGAGCCATTAAGACAAATAGCTATAAATGCTGGTCTTGAAGGTGCTGTAATTGTGCAAAATGTTGTTAATTCTGAAGCAGAAACTGGATTTGACGCATTGAATGAAAAATATGTAAATATGATAGAAGCTGGTATAGTTGACCCAACTAAAGTTAGTAGAAGTGCTTTACAAAATGCTGCATCAATAGCAAGTACTTTCTTAACTACTGAAGCTGCTGTTGCTGACCTTCCTGAAAAAGAAGATGCAGGAATGCCAGGAATGGGTGGCGGAATGCCTGGTATGATGTAA
- the larB gene encoding nickel pincer cofactor biosynthesis protein LarB, with amino-acid sequence MDLRKLLEEVKNENIDIDFALEKLKDLPYEDLGYANIDHHRELRNGYPEVIYCEGKSDEHILGIIDKMNQKSSNILGTRCRKETFLKIKEIYNHAEYEEVSKILKIQNHDIENIGKGKIVIATGGTSDIPVADEAYHTAKFLGNDVDRIYDVGVAGIHRLLNKRHKIDSARVIVAVAGMEGALASVIGGLVDVPVIAVPTSVGYGANFGGLAALLAMLNSCASGISVVNIDNGFGAGYLASMINKL; translated from the coding sequence ATGGACTTAAGAAAATTGCTTGAAGAAGTTAAAAATGAAAATATTGATATAGATTTTGCGTTAGAAAAGTTAAAAGATTTACCTTATGAAGACCTTGGATATGCAAATATAGACCATCATAGAGAATTAAGAAATGGGTATCCGGAAGTTATTTATTGTGAAGGTAAGAGTGATGAGCATATTTTAGGGATTATTGATAAAATGAATCAAAAAAGTTCTAACATATTGGGGACAAGGTGCAGAAAAGAAACTTTTCTGAAAATTAAAGAAATCTATAATCATGCTGAGTATGAAGAGGTGTCTAAAATTCTTAAGATTCAAAATCATGATATAGAGAATATAGGAAAAGGTAAAATTGTGATTGCTACAGGGGGAACTTCTGATATACCAGTAGCAGACGAAGCTTATCATACAGCTAAGTTTTTAGGTAATGATGTTGATAGAATATATGATGTTGGAGTGGCAGGTATACATAGGCTTTTAAATAAAAGACATAAAATAGATAGTGCTAGAGTAATAGTAGCCGTTGCAGGTATGGAAGGTGCTCTTGCAAGTGTAATTGGTGGACTGGTTGATGTTCCAGTAATAGCTGTTCCAACTTCTGTTGGATATGGAGCAAATTTTGGAGGATTAGCAGCATTACTAGCTATGTTAAATAGCTGTGCATCTGGAATATCTGTTGTAAATATTGATAATGGATTTGGAGCAGGATATTTAGCATCAATGATAAATAAACTGTAA
- the guaA gene encoding glutamine-hydrolyzing GMP synthase codes for MKHELVLVIDFGGQYNQLIARRVRENNVYCEILPCTASIERIKEKNPKGIIFTGGPNSAYLEDSPTISKEIFELGVPILGICYGIQIMSHVLGGVVRKGNKQEKEYGKTAITYGKSSLFEGITTNSVWMSHTDLIEKVPEGFTIVANTNDCPVAAMENVERNLYGVQFHPEVEHCLEGDKILTNFLYNICKVKGDWTTDSFIEDKIKELKEKIGDKKALCALSGGVDSSVAAVLIHKAIGDNLTCIFVDHGLLRKNEGNDVERIFREKFDINLIRVNAEDRFLSKLKGVSEPEAKRKIIGEEFIRVFEEESNKLGKMDFLVQGTIYPDVIESGHGNAATIKSHHNVGGIPEDVDFQEIVEPLRELFKDEVRKIGLELGIEEGLIFRHPFPGPGLGIRVIGDVTKEKCDILREADAVYMDELRKAGLYREIWQAFATLPDVKTVGVMGDERTYAYLVGLRAVTSSDGMTSDWYKMPYDVLERISNRIINEVDGVNRVVYDITSKPPGTIEWE; via the coding sequence ATGAAACATGAATTAGTACTTGTAATAGATTTTGGAGGACAATATAATCAGTTGATAGCTAGAAGAGTTAGAGAAAACAACGTATATTGTGAAATACTTCCATGTACTGCAAGCATAGAAAGAATAAAAGAAAAAAATCCTAAAGGGATAATATTTACAGGCGGTCCAAATAGTGCGTATTTAGAAGATTCTCCAACAATATCAAAAGAAATATTTGAACTAGGAGTACCAATACTTGGAATATGCTATGGTATTCAAATAATGTCTCATGTATTGGGTGGAGTTGTAAGAAAAGGTAATAAACAAGAAAAAGAATATGGAAAAACAGCTATAACTTATGGAAAATCATCATTATTTGAAGGAATAACTACAAATAGTGTATGGATGAGTCATACAGATTTAATAGAAAAAGTTCCAGAAGGATTTACTATAGTTGCAAATACTAATGATTGTCCAGTAGCAGCTATGGAAAATGTAGAACGAAACCTATATGGAGTTCAATTCCATCCAGAGGTAGAACACTGTTTGGAAGGGGACAAGATACTTACAAACTTCTTATATAATATTTGTAAAGTAAAAGGTGACTGGACTACAGATTCATTCATAGAAGATAAAATAAAAGAATTAAAAGAAAAAATAGGCGATAAAAAAGCTTTATGTGCTTTAAGTGGAGGAGTTGATTCTTCTGTTGCTGCAGTTCTTATTCATAAAGCAATTGGGGACAACTTAACTTGTATATTTGTTGACCATGGTTTACTTAGAAAAAATGAAGGAAATGATGTAGAAAGAATATTTAGAGAGAAATTTGATATAAATTTAATAAGAGTTAATGCAGAAGATAGATTCTTATCTAAATTAAAAGGAGTTTCTGAACCAGAAGCTAAGAGAAAAATAATAGGTGAAGAATTTATAAGAGTATTTGAAGAAGAATCAAATAAATTAGGAAAAATGGATTTCTTAGTACAAGGAACAATCTATCCAGATGTTATAGAAAGTGGACATGGAAATGCTGCTACTATAAAGTCTCATCATAATGTTGGTGGAATCCCAGAAGATGTAGACTTCCAAGAAATTGTAGAACCATTAAGAGAGTTATTTAAGGATGAAGTTAGAAAAATAGGATTAGAGCTTGGTATAGAAGAAGGATTAATATTTAGACATCCTTTCCCAGGACCAGGTCTAGGAATAAGAGTTATAGGTGATGTAACTAAAGAAAAATGTGATATATTAAGAGAAGCTGATGCTGTTTATATGGACGAGCTTAGAAAAGCAGGTTTATACAGAGAAATATGGCAAGCTTTTGCAACATTACCAGATGTTAAGACTGTTGGAGTTATGGGTGATGAAAGAACATATGCTTATTTAGTTGGTTTAAGAGCAGTTACTTCTTCTGATGGAATGACTTCTGACTGGTATAAGATGCCTTATGATGTATTAGAAAGAATTTCTAATAGAATAATAAATGAAGTTGATGGAGTAAATAGAGTAGTTTATGATATAACTTCTAAGCCTCCTGGAACTATTGAATGGGAATAG
- a CDS encoding helix-turn-helix domain-containing protein, with product MLKKLRKKKRMTQLELAEKMGRNRSYISKLENQEYKDIGISTILDLSIALEEDFFELCKYYKLQEMKRREK from the coding sequence ATGTTGAAAAAATTAAGAAAAAAGAAAAGAATGACACAACTAGAATTAGCAGAAAAAATGGGACGTAACAGAAGTTATATATCAAAACTAGAAAATCAAGAATATAAAGATATAGGTATATCTACGATACTAGACTTATCTATAGCACTAGAAGAAGACTTCTTTGAACTGTGTAAATATTACAAGCTTCAAGAGATGAAAAGAAGAGAAAAATAA
- a CDS encoding helix-turn-helix domain-containing protein, translating to MFGKRLKLLRKELNYTQKELGEKLNISGRIIGYYESEERFPDKEILSKLADLFNVSVDYLLGRTNIRNAEHSAELELIEKLNFSDDIKEALRMISELSPASQEKMMKIAKVFLEEEMDKKK from the coding sequence ATGTTCGGAAAAAGATTGAAATTACTTAGAAAAGAATTAAATTATACTCAAAAAGAATTAGGAGAAAAACTGAATATTTCAGGGAGAATAATTGGCTATTATGAATCAGAAGAAAGGTTCCCTGATAAAGAAATCTTGTCAAAACTAGCAGACTTATTTAATGTATCTGTGGACTACCTGCTAGGTAGAACAAACATCAGAAACGCAGAACATTCTGCTGAGTTAGAATTAATTGAGAAGTTGAATTTTTCTGATGATATAAAAGAAGCTCTAAGAATGATTAGTGAGCTAAGTCCTGCGTCACAAGAAAAAATGATGAAGATAGCAAAAGTTTTTCTCGAAGAAGAAATGGATAAAAAGAAATAA
- a CDS encoding helix-turn-helix domain-containing protein — protein MFKSNLKYYRELNKLTQKQLALEVNVSKEYISQIERGIKNPGFFTAQKIAKILGITIDELFFKNKSN, from the coding sequence ATGTTTAAGAGTAATTTAAAATACTACAGAGAGTTAAACAAATTGACACAAAAACAATTAGCTTTAGAAGTTAATGTTAGTAAAGAATACATATCTCAAATAGAAAGAGGTATAAAAAATCCAGGTTTCTTTACAGCACAAAAAATAGCAAAAATTTTAGGGATTACAATAGATGAACTTTTTTTTAAAAATAAATCGAACTAA
- a CDS encoding Arc family DNA-binding protein gives MSSTLPKYTLRINKILLEKIKYIAESEGRSANKEIEQLIKKHIEDYEQRKGEIKVSIEE, from the coding sequence ATGTCGTCTACATTGCCCAAATACACTTTACGAATAAATAAAATTTTACTTGAAAAAATTAAGTATATTGCTGAAAGTGAAGGTCGCTCTGCTAATAAGGAGATTGAACAACTAATAAAAAAACATATTGAAGATTATGAACAAAGAAAAGGAGAAATTAAAGTTAGTATTGAAGAATAA
- a CDS encoding phage antirepressor Ant — MNNLQTIKEQELLGKEFRVYGTLEKPLFLAKDVAEWIEHSNVSTMLSNIEAEEKELIQIGTLNNAYSAWFLTEDGLYEVLMQSRKQIAKQFKKEVKKILKEIRKTGGYIHTTEDMSDDEIMARALQVAQKTIEKKNREIEEKDKVIQLQQPKVLFADSVASSDNSILVGELAKLLRQNGIDTGQNRLFDWLRNNGYLIKRKGEDYNTPTQKSVDLGVIEIKEGTRVHPDGHTSITKTPKITGKGQIYFINKFKKNNQISMLG; from the coding sequence ATGAATAATTTACAAACAATTAAAGAACAAGAATTATTGGGGAAAGAATTTAGAGTTTATGGAACTTTAGAAAAACCTTTGTTTTTAGCTAAAGATGTAGCCGAATGGATAGAGCATAGTAATGTATCAACAATGTTATCTAATATCGAAGCAGAAGAAAAAGAATTAATACAAATAGGCACTCTAAACAATGCTTATAGTGCTTGGTTTTTAACAGAAGATGGATTGTATGAGGTTTTGATGCAAAGTAGAAAACAAATTGCTAAACAATTTAAAAAAGAAGTTAAAAAGATACTAAAAGAAATTCGTAAAACCGGAGGATATATCCATACAACAGAAGATATGTCAGATGATGAAATAATGGCAAGAGCATTACAAGTAGCCCAAAAGACAATAGAAAAGAAAAATAGAGAAATAGAGGAAAAAGATAAGGTAATTCAGTTACAGCAACCAAAAGTACTTTTTGCTGATTCGGTAGCATCTTCTGATAATTCAATCCTGGTTGGAGAATTAGCAAAATTGCTTAGACAAAACGGAATTGATACAGGACAAAATAGATTATTTGACTGGTTAAGAAATAATGGTTACTTAATAAAACGTAAAGGTGAGGATTACAATACACCAACTCAAAAAAGTGTAGATTTAGGAGTTATAGAAATAAAAGAAGGTACAAGAGTACATCCAGATGGTCATACAAGTATTACTAAAACGCCTAAGATTACTGGTAAAGGACAAATATACTTTATTAATAAGTTTAAAAAGAACAATCAAATATCAATGTTAGGTTAG
- a CDS encoding DeoR family transcriptional regulator translates to MAKKVNNSGYYKVKEVAELLDVAESTAYRIMRDLNKELQKKGYYTFAGKVPKTYLEERFFYKKQSNKKAREGVI, encoded by the coding sequence ATGGCTAAAAAAGTTAATAATTCAGGATACTATAAAGTCAAAGAAGTTGCAGAGCTTTTAGATGTAGCTGAAAGCACAGCATATAGAATAATGAGAGATTTAAACAAAGAATTGCAAAAAAAAGGTTATTATACATTTGCAGGAAAAGTCCCAAAGACTTATTTAGAAGAAAGATTTTTCTATAAGAAGCAATCAAATAAAAAAGCTAGAGAGGGGGTGATTTAG
- a CDS encoding siphovirus Gp157 family protein, which yields MSTLYELTTDLLEIEEGLTETTGNEAEKLEEIKEIIKQEIQNKNTRIVSVILNIDSDINSIDSEIKRLQELKRVKKNTLDRLKSNIKDCMELLGTKKVETVLGNISIRKSAGSLVIEDEEKIPAIYKTVEQVVKVDKNTIKDFIKKGHEVEGCRIEYSTTLTTPKVKKE from the coding sequence ATGAGTACTTTATATGAATTAACTACAGATTTATTAGAAATAGAAGAAGGTTTAACAGAAACAACAGGAAATGAAGCTGAAAAACTAGAGGAAATAAAAGAAATAATAAAACAAGAGATACAAAATAAAAACACTAGGATAGTTTCAGTAATATTAAACATTGACAGTGATATAAACTCTATAGATTCAGAGATTAAAAGATTGCAAGAGTTAAAAAGGGTCAAAAAGAATACTCTTGATAGATTAAAAAGCAATATAAAAGACTGTATGGAATTACTTGGTACTAAAAAAGTAGAAACAGTTTTAGGAAATATAAGTATAAGAAAGTCAGCAGGTAGCTTAGTCATAGAAGATGAAGAAAAGATACCTGCTATATACAAAACAGTAGAGCAAGTTGTAAAAGTAGATAAGAATACCATTAAAGACTTTATTAAAAAAGGTCATGAGGTTGAAGGTTGTAGGATTGAATATTCAACTACATTAACAACTCCAAAAGTTAAAAAAGAGTAG
- a CDS encoding ERF family protein, whose product MENNNIYIKLVNIQSTLKAPKSQFNSFGKYNYRSCEDILEGLKPILKEEKALVILDDNIVQIGNRFYVEATATLIDAETGEKVSTKALAREDETKKGMDLAQVTGSVSSYARKYALNGLFCIDDTKDSDATNKHGNEQKKKEVNESELNTLYSLGESIEKDKNRVDSEVYKKFGKLAVDLTKQEYEKVLNGYKSILEKQKQE is encoded by the coding sequence ATGGAAAATAATAATATTTATATAAAACTTGTGAATATACAGAGTACTTTAAAAGCTCCTAAAAGTCAATTTAATAGCTTTGGTAAATACAACTATAGGAGTTGTGAGGATATACTAGAAGGTTTAAAACCTATTCTAAAGGAAGAAAAAGCATTAGTTATATTGGATGATAATATTGTTCAGATAGGAAATAGATTTTATGTAGAAGCTACAGCAACTTTAATAGATGCAGAAACAGGAGAGAAAGTATCTACAAAGGCATTAGCTAGAGAAGATGAAACTAAAAAAGGTATGGATTTAGCACAAGTAACTGGAAGTGTATCAAGTTATGCAAGAAAGTACGCTTTAAATGGATTATTTTGTATTGATGATACAAAAGATAGTGATGCAACAAATAAACATGGAAATGAGCAGAAAAAAAAAGAAGTTAATGAGAGTGAATTAAATACACTATATTCGCTAGGAGAATCTATAGAAAAAGATAAAAATAGAGTTGATAGTGAAGTATATAAGAAGTTTGGAAAGTTAGCAGTAGATTTGACTAAGCAAGAGTATGAGAAAGTTTTAAATGGATATAAGAGCATTTTAGAGAAGCAAAAACAAGAGTAG
- a CDS encoding DnaD domain-containing protein — protein sequence MIVLGIIRVSKDKDNPYVVLNKTCLEDVKLSWQAKGLHSYLISKPDHWKIYVNDLYKRSKNGRDATANILRELIENGYITRTPCRDSNTNKMLGGYDYQVYEIPLENPQKLKSRKTDFPETGFPGNRVSRKPENTEVVSNDFKVNNDITTIVINEQPQQDETTYIKKYFEKYIGVITPNNFIELMSYLDDGMEADVIIRAIDEAISNGVKNYKYVKTILNNWIEAGVKTNLELTEYQNEFERKKKSKQEKKQSNNKAVNTHNVSKNKFANFNQTFTQYDEKELDEIIKKSQKEKFK from the coding sequence GTGATAGTATTGGGGATTATAAGAGTAAGCAAAGACAAAGATAATCCATATGTGGTTTTAAATAAAACTTGTTTGGAAGATGTAAAATTAAGCTGGCAAGCAAAAGGTTTACATTCATATCTGATTAGTAAGCCCGACCACTGGAAAATCTATGTTAATGATTTATATAAAAGAAGTAAAAATGGGAGGGATGCTACAGCAAATATTTTAAGGGAGCTCATAGAAAATGGATATATAACAAGAACACCTTGTCGAGATTCTAATACTAATAAGATGCTTGGAGGATATGATTATCAAGTATATGAGATACCACTTGAAAATCCTCAGAAGCTAAAATCCCGAAAAACTGATTTCCCGGAAACCGGATTTCCCGGAAACCGGGTTTCTCGGAAACCGGAAAACACGGAAGTAGTAAGTAATGACTTTAAAGTAAATAATGATATTACTACTATTGTTATTAATGAACAACCTCAACAAGATGAAACCACCTATATAAAAAAATACTTTGAAAAATATATAGGTGTGATTACTCCTAATAACTTTATAGAGTTAATGAGTTACTTAGATGATGGAATGGAAGCTGATGTAATTATAAGAGCTATTGATGAAGCAATATCAAATGGAGTTAAGAATTATAAGTATGTAAAGACAATATTAAACAATTGGATAGAAGCAGGTGTAAAAACTAATTTAGAACTTACAGAGTATCAAAATGAGTTTGAGAGGAAGAAAAAGAGTAAACAGGAGAAGAAACAGTCTAATAATAAAGCTGTGAATACTCATAATGTGAGTAAAAATAAGTTTGCTAACTTCAATCAAACTTTTACTCAATATGATGAAAAAGAGCTAGACGAGATTATTAAAAAGAGTCAGAAGGAAAAATTTAAATAA
- a CDS encoding single-stranded DNA-binding protein: MNTITLVGRLVADAELKYLPNSGTPKITFSMAVDRRFKDKNGNKITDFIQCEQLGKHVENLVQYLVKAKPIYAVGELNIYNYKDENGCWKSITKVNVNALELLSSKNDNSAKQEYVPPGLDPQGFQAIDDDDIPF; this comes from the coding sequence ATGAATACAATAACTTTAGTTGGAAGATTAGTTGCAGATGCAGAATTGAAGTACCTTCCAAATTCGGGTACTCCAAAAATAACCTTTTCAATGGCAGTAGATAGAAGGTTTAAAGATAAAAATGGAAATAAAATAACTGATTTTATTCAATGTGAGCAATTAGGAAAACATGTAGAGAATTTAGTGCAATATCTTGTTAAAGCTAAGCCTATATATGCTGTTGGAGAGTTAAATATATATAATTACAAAGATGAAAATGGTTGTTGGAAATCTATTACTAAGGTTAATGTAAATGCTTTAGAACTACTTTCTAGTAAAAATGATAATAGTGCTAAACAAGAATATGTACCACCAGGATTAGACCCACAAGGTTTTCAAGCAATAGATGATGACGATATACCTTTTTAA
- a CDS encoding YopX family protein, producing the protein MELKFREWNKNGKEMYSYDEMVCYSKNLLREVYSGVYLPKNNENFEVMIYTGLKDCDGKEIYEGDIVLCRSIFFTEFAGEVKFKDGCFIAVNEMSGDCFRLSELAIVKIDGNIYEDLSKLNDIRRCDEGEIRDDNN; encoded by the coding sequence ATGGAGTTAAAATTTAGAGAATGGAATAAAAATGGTAAAGAAATGTATAGTTATGATGAAATGGTGTGCTATTCTAAAAATTTGCTTAGAGAGGTTTATAGTGGTGTTTATTTGCCAAAAAACAATGAAAATTTTGAGGTTATGATATACACAGGTTTAAAGGATTGTGATGGAAAAGAAATCTATGAAGGCGATATTGTTTTATGTAGAAGTATATTTTTTACAGAGTTTGCAGGGGAGGTAAAATTTAAAGATGGTTGTTTTATTGCAGTGAATGAAATGTCAGGAGATTGCTTTAGATTATCTGAACTTGCAATAGTTAAGATTGATGGGAATATATATGAAGATTTAAGTAAGTTAAATGATATAAGAAGATGTGATGAGGGGGAGATTAGGGATGATAATAATTAG
- a CDS encoding NUMOD1 domain-containing DNA-binding protein, with amino-acid sequence MAKVWMDANEVLSKTMDLEDMFELNLRATRKRNEKRKNEIDKQIKKEIRKQIKTTNRGGPGKSIKVFNINTGEVKILKSAKEASKYIKVSCSHASYLARENKSTEDGWKAEYIQEVSDGISKCGTSN; translated from the coding sequence ATGGCTAAAGTTTGGATGGATGCAAATGAAGTTCTAAGTAAAACTATGGATTTAGAAGATATGTTTGAACTTAATTTAAGAGCAACAAGAAAGAGAAATGAGAAAAGAAAAAATGAGATTGATAAACAAATAAAAAAAGAAATTAGGAAACAAATAAAAACTACAAATCGTGGTGGACCAGGAAAGTCTATAAAAGTTTTCAATATAAATACCGGAGAGGTCAAGATTCTTAAGAGTGCTAAAGAAGCAAGTAAATATATAAAAGTTAGTTGCAGTCATGCCAGCTATTTAGCTAGGGAAAATAAATCAACTGAGGATGGTTGGAAAGCAGAATATATTCAAGAGGTGTCAGATGGTATTAGCAAATGTGGAACAAGTAATTAA